One genomic region from Conexibacter woesei DSM 14684 encodes:
- a CDS encoding DUF3105 domain-containing protein, with protein MGLRTDRDGVDRDGAAGISRRAVCALAAFVVGTFAICALVFGLGSSGPAPAAAGIHDGCRESDLRFTVTNDQREVDRQHAFERRLLAAKAQLPQPRFHTEPVDPTASLHSASHGFVVAYYRDDVAAGDLGDLRALQALANEQKVPLLTAPRVQRAALVAVRSGIEMTCSEAGAEQVAQLRRFTAELYRSLAEG; from the coding sequence ATGGGTCTGCGCACCGATCGCGACGGCGTGGACCGCGACGGCGCGGCGGGGATCTCCCGCCGCGCCGTCTGCGCGCTCGCCGCGTTCGTCGTCGGAACGTTCGCCATCTGCGCGCTCGTCTTCGGGCTCGGCTCCTCCGGCCCGGCGCCGGCGGCGGCAGGGATCCACGACGGCTGCCGCGAGAGCGACCTGCGCTTCACGGTCACCAACGACCAGCGCGAGGTCGACCGCCAGCATGCGTTCGAGCGACGCCTGCTCGCCGCGAAGGCGCAGCTCCCGCAGCCGCGCTTCCACACCGAGCCGGTCGACCCGACCGCCTCGCTGCACTCCGCCTCGCACGGCTTCGTCGTGGCGTACTACCGCGACGACGTGGCCGCCGGCGACCTCGGCGACCTGCGAGCGCTGCAGGCGCTCGCGAACGAGCAGAAGGTGCCGTTGCTGACGGCGCCCCGCGTGCAGCGCGCAGCGCTGGTCGCGGTCCGGTCCGGCATCGAGATGACGTGCTCGGAGGCCGGCGCCGAGCAGGTCGCGCAGCTGCGGCGGTTCACCGCCGAGCTGTACAGATCGCTGGCGGAGGGCTAG
- a CDS encoding OmpA family protein produces MSHPLRARRARRALIACAATLVAAPLAATAPASAAHLQGGFFTASVTADGRLHGTMTYLEVYGCPSGVGSQKNLDFNVESPTGESAPVQVDAVATRCLPNSATYAGEFDVPLDTITFPTDGAPDGRYVLRWRNGNRIAGIVNLANSDNGYVQFEAQVRKVTGQATAAPFLGSDVVTGIGRGSLYSQNLNASDADGGTLTYATRLKPEDPDAADADVVTLDQTGQVTIPAATTSTFAAGAHYIYKARVTDSQGDYAERDVLMRVAPDGALAPTIDGLSTEPYEVEPGQTRTIEFSASDGNAADTVAISASGLPAWATLETTPGNPARATLRLAPPAGLAPGTYGINFDAVDDEATTPLTGTFRIGVAVRASAPAAPTYVSAPAAHAATATFAFTGVPSATFECQLDGGAWTACTSPYTPTGLADGTHTLRVRQSTLGSMPSSPATHTWTLDTKAPAAPAVQSGPGATSGTTATFAFAGEAGATFSCRIDGGAWAPCASPVRFTGLSAGSHTFEVRQSDLAGNVSQVQVVRFTLGADQPRAPAPRAPVKPAVRVALGESIATGLGGTGTTVGCKVTGAVVDQCVVTVYAKVTVDGKTKLVAIGSGRLTGRGASRTVVGVKLNARGRQLVDRIGGVRAVFKIKATTKGGTVLRATRVARLLPARTIVIPSDGQFRVGDDTLLAQGRRYARAIAPQLKGVKRVTCTGHTDSDGGVVANRALGLARAKAVCAELRRLGVKAPLRTRSAGESRPRATNDTAQGRRLNRRVELTLSYR; encoded by the coding sequence TTGTCCCATCCACTTCGCGCGCGCCGTGCTCGGCGCGCGCTCATCGCGTGCGCCGCGACGCTCGTCGCCGCACCGCTGGCAGCGACTGCGCCAGCCTCCGCCGCTCACCTGCAGGGCGGCTTCTTCACCGCGAGCGTCACTGCCGACGGCAGGCTGCACGGCACGATGACCTACCTGGAGGTCTACGGCTGCCCCAGCGGCGTCGGCTCGCAGAAGAATCTCGACTTCAACGTCGAGTCGCCCACCGGCGAGAGCGCGCCGGTGCAGGTCGATGCCGTCGCGACCCGCTGCCTGCCCAACTCGGCCACGTACGCCGGTGAGTTCGACGTCCCGCTCGACACGATCACCTTCCCGACCGACGGCGCCCCCGACGGCAGATACGTGCTGCGCTGGCGGAACGGCAACCGCATCGCCGGGATCGTCAACCTCGCCAACTCCGACAACGGATACGTCCAGTTCGAGGCGCAGGTGCGCAAGGTCACCGGGCAGGCGACCGCCGCGCCGTTCCTCGGCTCCGACGTCGTCACCGGCATCGGCAGAGGCTCGCTCTACTCGCAGAACCTCAACGCCTCCGACGCCGACGGCGGCACGCTGACATACGCGACGCGGCTCAAGCCCGAAGACCCCGACGCCGCCGACGCCGACGTCGTCACGCTCGACCAGACGGGCCAGGTGACGATCCCCGCCGCGACGACGAGCACGTTCGCCGCCGGCGCCCACTACATCTACAAGGCGCGCGTCACCGACTCGCAGGGCGACTACGCCGAGCGCGACGTGCTGATGCGCGTCGCCCCGGACGGCGCGCTCGCGCCGACGATCGACGGCCTCTCCACCGAGCCGTACGAGGTCGAGCCGGGCCAGACGCGCACGATCGAGTTCTCCGCCTCCGACGGCAACGCCGCCGACACCGTCGCGATCTCCGCCTCCGGTCTGCCCGCGTGGGCGACGCTCGAGACGACGCCGGGCAACCCGGCGAGAGCGACGCTCAGACTGGCGCCGCCGGCCGGGCTCGCGCCCGGCACGTACGGCATCAACTTCGACGCCGTCGACGACGAGGCGACGACGCCGCTGACCGGCACCTTCCGCATCGGCGTCGCCGTGCGCGCCTCGGCGCCGGCCGCGCCGACGTACGTCTCGGCGCCGGCCGCGCACGCCGCGACCGCGACGTTCGCGTTCACGGGCGTTCCGAGCGCGACGTTCGAGTGCCAGCTCGACGGCGGCGCCTGGACCGCTTGCACCAGCCCCTACACGCCGACCGGCCTCGCCGACGGCACGCACACGCTGAGAGTGCGCCAGTCGACGCTGGGCAGCATGCCGTCCTCCCCCGCAACGCACACCTGGACGCTCGACACGAAGGCGCCGGCGGCGCCGGCCGTCCAGTCCGGGCCCGGTGCGACGAGCGGCACGACCGCGACGTTCGCGTTCGCCGGCGAGGCCGGCGCGACGTTCAGCTGCCGCATCGACGGCGGCGCCTGGGCGCCGTGCGCGAGCCCGGTGAGATTCACTGGACTCAGCGCGGGCAGCCACACGTTCGAGGTGCGCCAGAGCGATCTGGCCGGCAACGTCTCGCAGGTGCAGGTCGTGCGCTTCACGCTCGGCGCTGACCAGCCGAGAGCGCCCGCGCCGCGCGCGCCGGTGAAGCCGGCCGTCAGAGTCGCGCTCGGCGAGAGCATCGCGACGGGGCTCGGCGGCACCGGCACGACCGTCGGCTGCAAGGTCACCGGCGCGGTCGTCGACCAGTGCGTCGTCACGGTCTACGCCAAGGTCACCGTCGACGGGAAGACGAAGCTCGTCGCGATCGGCAGCGGGCGCCTGACCGGCAGAGGCGCTTCGCGCACCGTCGTCGGCGTCAAGCTGAACGCCCGCGGACGCCAGCTCGTCGACCGCATCGGCGGCGTCAGAGCGGTCTTCAAGATCAAGGCGACCACGAAGGGCGGCACCGTGCTGAGAGCGACGCGCGTCGCACGGCTGCTGCCGGCGCGCACGATCGTGATCCCCTCCGACGGCCAGTTCCGCGTCGGCGACGACACCCTGCTCGCGCAGGGCCGCCGCTATGCCCGCGCGATCGCGCCGCAGCTGAAGGGTGTCAAGCGGGTCACGTGCACCGGGCACACCGACTCCGACGGCGGCGTCGTCGCCAACCGCGCGCTCGGGCTCGCCCGCGCGAAGGCGGTCTGCGCGGAGCTGCGCCGACTGGGCGTGAAGGCGCCGCTGCGGACGCGCAGCGCCGGCGAGAGCCGCCCGCGCGCGACCAACGACACCGCGCAGGGACGCAGGCTGAACCGCCGCGTCGAGCTGACGCTCTCCTACCGCTAG
- a CDS encoding acyl-CoA thioesterase, giving the protein MSSFGEAETPPRSFDAATAVQPLGDGRFAADVDLGWAAPTAANGGYLAAIVVRALLAHADPAGELRLRSLTLHYLRPAGAGELELLVETVRSGRRITTVRVSASQAGRDVLAGLAALAVPDLPAAGTWLPAPPAAAPAPPREAPRLAPADWRRDDDAHWLQVNESAPAISHRVQLAPRFGGIPFSGRAPREGESPQAGGWITLPAPHAVDAAYVALCSDVWWPPGFEPLDRPAVAPTIDLTIHFRADIPPAGLPDQAVLGWYRSSTAQDGLVEEDGLLFLGDGTLLAHSRQLAIFMPLD; this is encoded by the coding sequence ATGAGCAGCTTCGGAGAGGCCGAGACCCCGCCCCGCTCGTTCGACGCCGCTACCGCCGTGCAGCCGCTCGGCGACGGCCGCTTCGCCGCCGACGTCGACCTCGGCTGGGCCGCGCCGACGGCGGCCAACGGCGGCTACCTCGCCGCGATCGTCGTCCGCGCGCTGCTGGCGCACGCCGACCCTGCCGGCGAGCTGCGGCTGCGCTCGCTGACGCTCCACTACCTGCGCCCGGCCGGCGCGGGCGAGCTGGAGCTGCTCGTCGAGACGGTGCGCAGCGGGCGGCGCATCACGACCGTGCGCGTCAGCGCCTCCCAGGCCGGTCGCGACGTGCTCGCCGGGCTGGCCGCGCTCGCCGTGCCCGACCTGCCCGCCGCCGGCACGTGGCTGCCGGCGCCGCCCGCGGCCGCCCCGGCGCCGCCGCGCGAGGCGCCGCGCCTGGCGCCCGCCGACTGGCGCCGCGACGACGACGCGCACTGGCTTCAGGTGAACGAGTCCGCACCCGCGATCTCCCACCGCGTCCAGCTCGCGCCCCGCTTCGGCGGCATCCCGTTCAGCGGACGCGCGCCCCGCGAGGGCGAGTCGCCGCAGGCCGGCGGCTGGATCACGCTGCCCGCGCCGCACGCGGTCGACGCCGCCTACGTCGCGCTGTGCTCCGACGTCTGGTGGCCGCCCGGCTTCGAGCCGCTCGACCGGCCCGCGGTCGCGCCGACGATCGACCTGACGATCCACTTCCGCGCCGACATACCGCCCGCCGGCCTGCCCGACCAGGCGGTGCTCGGCTGGTACCGCAGCTCGACCGCGCAGGACGGGCTGGTGGAGGAGGACGGGCTGCTGTTCCTCGGCGACGGCACGCTGCTCGCGCACTCGCGGCAGCTCGCGATCTTCATGCCGCTCGACTGA
- a CDS encoding crotonase/enoyl-CoA hydratase family protein translates to MSETTITTERRGNVFLIGLNRPHKRNAFTLRMLDELALAVGELESDPDLWAGVLFAHGDHFTAGLDLGDVAPELQANGHLRTPEGGRQPWRLDGAPYTTPLVAAVGGWCLTIGIELMLASDIRVAASDTRFMQLEVQRGIYPFCGATLRMPREAGWGNAMRWLLTGDEFDAAEAHRIGLVQEVVEPGHQLERAIELAERIATVAAPLGVRATLASAQAAIPFAEREAAIGLQPAALPLMRSDDGAEGLASFVERRAARFAGR, encoded by the coding sequence ATGAGCGAGACGACGATCACCACCGAGCGGCGCGGCAACGTCTTCCTGATCGGGCTGAACCGCCCGCACAAGCGCAACGCGTTCACGCTCCGGATGCTCGACGAGCTGGCGCTCGCCGTCGGCGAGCTGGAGTCCGATCCCGACCTCTGGGCCGGCGTGCTGTTCGCGCACGGCGACCACTTCACCGCCGGCCTCGACCTCGGCGACGTCGCGCCGGAGCTGCAGGCCAACGGCCACCTGCGCACTCCGGAAGGCGGGCGCCAGCCGTGGCGCCTGGACGGCGCGCCGTACACGACCCCGCTCGTCGCGGCCGTCGGCGGCTGGTGCCTGACGATCGGGATCGAGCTGATGCTCGCCTCCGACATCCGCGTCGCGGCGTCGGACACGCGCTTCATGCAGCTGGAGGTGCAACGCGGCATCTACCCGTTCTGCGGCGCGACGCTGCGGATGCCGCGCGAGGCCGGCTGGGGCAACGCGATGCGCTGGTTGCTGACGGGTGACGAGTTCGACGCCGCCGAGGCTCACCGGATCGGGCTCGTGCAGGAGGTCGTCGAGCCTGGCCATCAGCTCGAGCGCGCGATCGAGCTGGCCGAGCGGATCGCGACCGTCGCTGCGCCGCTCGGCGTGCGCGCGACGCTCGCCTCGGCGCAGGCGGCGATCCCGTTCGCCGAGCGCGAGGCGGCGATCGGCCTCCAGCCGGCGGCGCTCCCGTTGATGCGCAGCGACGACGGCGCCGAGGGACTGGCTTCGTTCGTCGAGCGCCGCGCGGCGAGGTTCGCCGGGCGGTAG
- a CDS encoding acyl-CoA dehydrogenase family protein — MDLTFSDAETAFRDELRAWIAAHHPGEAPAGEDESFAWRVAWQRELAGGGWAAVQWPREYGGRGATLVESAIFNEELARARVPYPANVLGLALGGPTLMVHGTPEQKERYLPPIVTAEEIWCQGFSEPDAGSDLAALKTRAVKVDGGWRITGQKVWTSFAHSAKWCMLVARSDPEAAKHKGLTYFLMDMDQPQVQVRPLRQITGAAEFNELFLEEAFVPDENVVGGVGNGWKVALTTLMNERAGLAFGLQVALKVLLDELTEIAAARGLLDDGSVAERLGDLHVRAEILRLTAYRGLTAQMKYGQPGPEGSLTKWMWSDTNQRATELAVELLGPEALATDSRWSFELLRARGNSIEGGTTEILKNIVAERVLGLPRLR; from the coding sequence ATGGACCTCACCTTCTCCGACGCGGAGACGGCGTTCCGGGACGAGCTGCGCGCGTGGATCGCCGCGCACCACCCCGGCGAGGCGCCCGCGGGGGAGGACGAGTCGTTCGCCTGGCGGGTCGCCTGGCAGCGCGAGCTGGCGGGCGGCGGCTGGGCGGCGGTGCAGTGGCCGCGCGAGTACGGCGGCCGCGGCGCGACGCTGGTCGAGTCGGCGATCTTCAACGAGGAGTTGGCGCGCGCTCGCGTGCCGTACCCGGCGAACGTGCTCGGGCTCGCGCTCGGCGGGCCGACGCTGATGGTCCACGGCACGCCGGAGCAGAAGGAGCGCTACCTGCCGCCGATCGTGACCGCCGAGGAGATCTGGTGCCAGGGGTTCTCCGAGCCCGACGCCGGCTCCGACCTCGCAGCGCTCAAGACGCGCGCGGTGAAGGTCGACGGCGGCTGGCGGATCACCGGCCAGAAGGTCTGGACGAGCTTCGCCCACAGCGCGAAGTGGTGCATGCTCGTCGCCCGCTCGGATCCCGAGGCGGCGAAGCACAAGGGCTTGACGTACTTCCTGATGGACATGGACCAGCCGCAGGTGCAGGTCCGCCCGCTGCGCCAGATCACCGGCGCGGCCGAGTTCAACGAGCTGTTCCTGGAGGAGGCGTTCGTCCCCGACGAGAACGTCGTCGGCGGCGTCGGCAACGGCTGGAAGGTTGCGCTGACGACGCTGATGAACGAGCGCGCCGGGCTCGCGTTCGGCCTCCAGGTCGCGCTCAAGGTGCTGCTCGACGAGCTGACCGAGATCGCCGCCGCACGCGGCCTGCTGGACGACGGCTCGGTCGCCGAGCGGCTCGGCGACCTGCACGTACGGGCCGAGATCCTGCGGCTGACCGCCTACCGCGGCCTGACGGCGCAGATGAAGTACGGCCAGCCGGGGCCGGAGGGCTCGCTGACGAAGTGGATGTGGTCGGACACCAACCAGCGCGCGACCGAGCTGGCCGTCGAGCTGCTGGGACCGGAGGCGCTCGCGACCGACTCGCGCTGGTCGTTCGAGCTGCTGCGCGCCCGCGGCAACTCGATCGAGGGCGGCACGACCGAGATCCTCAAGAACATCGTCGCCGAGCGCGTGCTCGGCCTGCCGCGGCTGCGCTGA
- a CDS encoding acyl-CoA dehydrogenase family protein, producing MHFDFTDDQREIKRTARELLSARSGFERVRAVAEGDGAYDAALWDELVALGWTGIALPESYGGQGLGVLELTILLEELGYAVTPSRFLSNAAAGLLIGAAGSQQQRDALLPGIASGRETATLALARDGVAELVPDADSARWIVLVEDGRAVVHDARGGGVAVQPRATIDPTRRYARVVVAGGGEAAGEPLAGAVADGLDRAEIALAAELTGIAQRALELTVAYVKERRQFGTPVGAFQAVSHRAAQMLLETEGARSATYFAAWAADAEPASLARGASLAKAAAADAGRHVTAAAIQLHGGIGFTWEADVHWLYKRAQLDAALLAPAAWHRARIARLAAEGSRAATPTPAPAA from the coding sequence ATGCACTTCGACTTCACCGACGACCAGCGCGAGATCAAACGCACCGCGAGAGAGCTGCTGAGCGCGCGCTCGGGGTTCGAGCGGGTGCGCGCGGTCGCCGAGGGCGACGGTGCCTACGACGCCGCGCTGTGGGACGAGCTGGTCGCGCTCGGGTGGACCGGGATCGCGCTGCCGGAGTCGTACGGCGGGCAAGGGCTCGGGGTGCTGGAGCTGACGATCCTGCTGGAGGAGCTGGGTTACGCCGTCACGCCCTCCCGCTTCCTCTCGAACGCCGCCGCCGGCCTGCTGATCGGCGCGGCCGGGTCGCAGCAGCAGCGCGACGCGCTGCTGCCGGGGATCGCGAGCGGGCGGGAGACCGCGACGCTCGCGCTCGCGCGCGACGGCGTCGCGGAGCTGGTGCCGGACGCCGACAGCGCGCGCTGGATCGTCCTCGTTGAGGATGGTCGCGCGGTCGTGCACGACGCCCGCGGCGGGGGCGTCGCGGTGCAGCCGCGCGCGACGATCGACCCGACACGGCGGTACGCGCGCGTCGTCGTCGCCGGCGGCGGCGAGGCGGCCGGGGAGCCGCTCGCCGGAGCGGTCGCGGACGGCCTCGACCGCGCCGAGATCGCGCTTGCGGCAGAGCTGACGGGGATCGCGCAGCGGGCGCTGGAGCTGACGGTCGCCTACGTGAAGGAGCGCAGGCAGTTCGGCACCCCGGTCGGTGCGTTCCAGGCGGTCTCGCACCGCGCGGCGCAGATGCTGCTGGAGACCGAGGGCGCCCGCTCGGCGACGTACTTCGCCGCCTGGGCGGCAGACGCGGAGCCGGCCTCGCTCGCGCGCGGCGCGTCGCTGGCGAAGGCGGCTGCCGCCGACGCCGGTCGCCACGTGACGGCGGCGGCGATCCAGCTGCACGGCGGGATCGGCTTCACGTGGGAGGCCGACGTGCACTGGCTCTACAAGCGCGCGCAGCTCGACGCCGCGCTGCTGGCGCCGGCCGCGTGGCACCGCGCGCGGATCGCGCGGCTGGCCGCGGAGGGCTCCCGCGCCGCCACCCCGACGCCGGCCCCCGCCGCCTAG
- a CDS encoding GNAT family N-acetyltransferase produces the protein MVGTVDGSELTAGAAPGGEVTLVVVDPALRAQVLALAPHPPQRRWSGVPGDTLGPAERDPAQRPVAILLDGRPAGFLVLHGGVSAGRFVRPHGELLIRAFFVDATFQGRGVARRALALLPGFVRALDPTVTRLVLTVNVENEHAQRTYTRAGFVDTGARYQRPGGGPQLVLELPI, from the coding sequence GTGGTCGGGACCGTCGACGGCAGCGAGCTGACGGCCGGCGCGGCGCCCGGGGGCGAGGTCACGCTCGTCGTCGTCGATCCCGCGCTGAGAGCGCAGGTGCTCGCGCTCGCCCCGCATCCGCCGCAGCGGCGCTGGTCGGGCGTGCCGGGCGACACGCTCGGGCCGGCCGAGCGGGATCCGGCTCAGCGCCCGGTCGCGATCCTGCTCGACGGGCGCCCGGCCGGCTTCCTCGTGCTGCACGGCGGCGTCAGCGCCGGCCGCTTCGTGCGGCCGCACGGAGAACTGCTGATCCGCGCCTTCTTCGTCGACGCGACGTTCCAGGGCCGTGGAGTTGCGCGGCGTGCGCTCGCGCTGCTGCCGGGGTTCGTGCGCGCGCTCGACCCGACCGTCACCCGCCTCGTGCTGACGGTCAACGTCGAGAACGAGCACGCGCAGCGCACCTACACGCGCGCCGGCTTCGTCGACACCGGCGCCCGCTATCAGCGGCCGGGCGGCGGTCCGCAACTGGTGCTCGAGCTGCCGATCTGA
- a CDS encoding VOC family protein has product MIDTIGRTVVLVRDYDEARDFYAKLGFETLHDQPLPDGRRFLHVGLSSQPGVGLWLLEPAGEDGAERIGRQTGGEPLLVLYTGDLAAAIAAAREAGVDTFEEPQEAQGSAFIHFADLYGNHLVLVELRPDPAATV; this is encoded by the coding sequence ATGATCGACACCATCGGCCGCACCGTCGTGCTCGTGCGCGACTACGACGAGGCGCGCGACTTCTACGCGAAGCTCGGCTTCGAGACGCTGCACGACCAGCCGCTGCCGGACGGCCGGCGTTTCCTCCACGTCGGGCTGTCGTCGCAGCCGGGCGTCGGACTGTGGCTGCTGGAGCCGGCGGGCGAGGACGGCGCAGAGCGGATCGGGCGGCAGACCGGCGGCGAGCCGCTGCTGGTGCTCTACACCGGCGACCTCGCCGCCGCGATCGCGGCGGCGAGGGAGGCGGGCGTCGACACCTTCGAGGAGCCGCAGGAGGCGCAGGGCAGCGCGTTCATCCATTTCGCCGACCTCTACGGCAACCACCTCGTGCTCGTCGAGCTGCGCCCGGATCCGGCGGCGACCGTCTAG
- a CDS encoding ABC transporter permease, with amino-acid sequence MSATLTHSWWLTVRQLRALWRQPWWIAISLAQPIIWLLLFGQLFRSIVELPGFGSDSYADFLTPGIVVMTAMFSGGWHGMGMLDDLDRGILDRFLTSPSSRVALIAGPLAQLAIVTAIQTLIIVGLGVVVGADFAGGVPGVLVLIVAAVLLGTAVGALSIGLALVTRRQETMIGAVQFVTLPLTFLSGAFMNLSLAPAWIESIARFNPVNWAVEAGREALTAEDVDWGMVGTRLGLLALLTVLCGWVATRAFRSYQRSV; translated from the coding sequence ATGTCCGCGACGCTGACACATTCCTGGTGGCTGACCGTCCGGCAGCTGCGCGCCCTGTGGCGCCAGCCGTGGTGGATCGCGATCTCGCTCGCGCAGCCGATCATCTGGCTGCTGCTGTTCGGCCAGCTGTTCCGCTCGATCGTCGAGCTGCCGGGCTTCGGCAGCGACTCGTACGCAGACTTCCTGACGCCCGGCATCGTCGTGATGACCGCGATGTTCTCCGGCGGCTGGCACGGGATGGGGATGCTCGACGACCTCGACCGCGGGATCCTCGACCGCTTCCTGACGTCCCCGTCGAGCCGCGTCGCGCTGATCGCCGGGCCGCTCGCGCAGCTCGCGATCGTGACCGCGATCCAGACGCTGATCATCGTCGGGCTCGGCGTCGTCGTCGGCGCCGACTTCGCCGGCGGCGTGCCCGGCGTGCTCGTGCTGATCGTCGCCGCGGTGCTGCTCGGGACGGCCGTCGGCGCGCTCTCGATCGGGCTTGCGCTCGTGACGCGCAGACAGGAGACGATGATCGGCGCCGTGCAGTTCGTGACGCTGCCGCTGACGTTCCTCTCCGGCGCGTTCATGAACCTGTCGCTCGCGCCGGCGTGGATCGAGTCGATCGCGCGCTTCAACCCGGTCAACTGGGCGGTCGAGGCCGGCCGTGAAGCGCTCACCGCCGAGGACGTCGACTGGGGGATGGTCGGCACCCGCCTCGGCCTGCTCGCGCTGCTGACCGTGCTGTGCGGCTGGGTCGCGACGCGCGCCTTCCGCTCCTACCAGCGGTCGGTCTAG
- a CDS encoding daunorubicin resistance protein DrrA family ABC transporter ATP-binding protein yields MTRYAIEAEGLTKSYGEVRALDGVSFQVPAGTIFGLLGPNGAGKSTTVKILTTLSAPDAGSARVAGIDVLRDPAAARRALGVVGQKHAVDREATGRENLELQGRLHGLGGAELRRRAQELLERFTLADAADRLAGTYSGGMQRRLDVALGLIQRPQVLFLDEPTTGLDPEVRADMWNEIGRLAREDGLTILLTTHYLEEADKLASQLAIVDRGKVVAEGTPEQLKGELRGEAIHVELADDVAGEGTVHAALAGVDGVREVVLEGRALRARADHGARAVPSVLAALEAGGLTVASVTVARPSLDDVYLRYAGRSFGDAASDGASETETATVGSR; encoded by the coding sequence ATGACCAGATACGCGATCGAGGCCGAGGGCCTCACCAAGAGCTACGGGGAGGTGCGTGCGCTCGACGGCGTCAGCTTCCAGGTGCCCGCGGGCACGATCTTCGGGCTGCTCGGCCCCAACGGCGCGGGCAAGTCGACGACGGTGAAGATCCTCACGACGCTGTCGGCGCCCGACGCCGGCAGCGCGCGCGTGGCAGGGATCGACGTGCTGCGCGACCCCGCCGCCGCGCGCCGCGCGCTCGGCGTCGTCGGCCAGAAGCACGCCGTCGACAGAGAGGCGACCGGGCGCGAGAACCTGGAGCTGCAGGGCCGGCTGCACGGACTCGGCGGCGCGGAGCTGCGCAGGCGAGCGCAGGAGCTGCTCGAGCGCTTCACGCTCGCCGACGCCGCCGACCGGCTCGCCGGCACCTACTCCGGCGGCATGCAGCGGCGGCTCGACGTCGCGCTCGGGCTCATCCAGCGGCCGCAGGTGCTGTTCCTCGACGAGCCGACGACCGGCCTCGATCCCGAGGTGCGCGCCGACATGTGGAATGAGATCGGACGCCTCGCACGGGAGGACGGGCTGACGATCCTGCTGACGACGCACTACCTGGAGGAGGCCGACAAGCTCGCGTCCCAGCTCGCGATCGTCGATCGCGGGAAGGTCGTCGCCGAGGGCACGCCGGAGCAGCTCAAGGGCGAGCTGCGCGGCGAGGCGATCCACGTCGAGCTGGCGGACGACGTCGCCGGCGAGGGCACGGTCCACGCCGCGCTCGCGGGCGTCGACGGCGTCCGCGAGGTCGTGCTGGAGGGCCGCGCGCTGCGCGCCCGCGCCGACCACGGCGCGCGTGCGGTGCCGAGCGTGCTGGCGGCACTGGAGGCCGGCGGGCTGACCGTCGCCTCGGTGACCGTCGCGCGGCCGTCGCTCGACGACGTCTACCTGCGCTACGCGGGGCGGAGCTTCGGCGACGCCGCCTCCGACGGCGCGAGCGAAACCGAGACCGCGACCGTGGGGAGCCGCTGA